From the Brachyhypopomus gauderio isolate BG-103 chromosome 5, BGAUD_0.2, whole genome shotgun sequence genome, one window contains:
- the crebl2 gene encoding cAMP-responsive element-binding protein-like 2: protein MDENKMVGGKVKKPGKRGRKPAKIDLKAKLERSRQSARECRARKKLRYQYLEELVSSKERAICALREELEMYKQWCIAMDQGKIPSEIKALLTGDDQKTPQSTSTKTPKNGKYNSTGISQSKSA from the exons ATGGATGAGAACAAG ATGGTTGGTGGAAAAGTCAAGAAACCGGGGAAACGTGGTCGTAAACCTGCCAAGATTGATTTAAAGGCAAAACTAGAACGAAGCAGACAGAGTGCAAGAGAATGTCGGGCCAGGAAGAAACTGCGCTACCAGTACCTAGAGGAACTGGTCTCCAGCAAAGAGAGAGCCATCTGTGCCCTGAGAGAAGAGCTAGAAATG TACAAGCAGTGGTGCATTGCCATGGACCAAGGAAAAATTCCTTCAGAAATCAAGGCTCTTTTGACTGGTGATGATCAGAAAACCCCCCAAAGCACCAGCACCAAAACACCGAAAAATGGCAAGTACAACTCAACAGGGATCAGCCAGAGCAAGTCGGCTTAG
- the gpr19 gene encoding putative G-protein coupled receptor 19 isoform X2 produces MQNNSERDNSSVLPAGVPTASCDLDPSLSSLPNGTQASYELTPAEVTVLGLIFGLLWLVSVLGNALVCLVIHRSRRTQSTTNYFVVSMACADLLLSLGCAPFILLQVSSGHWPLSAAACKAVRYVQHLCPGVQMYVLLSICVDRFYTIVYPLSFKVSREKAKRMILASWLFDAAFISPCLFFYGSSSAIVERHCEFFLPDSWDGLAYSVVHLLFGFLAPSLLILSFYQRVVRYIWRISADGRMVRRTMNIVPRTKVKTIKMFLMLNTVFLLTWTPFYVSQLWHPREAAGPGRQGVLFFIAIAWMSFSSTASKPTLYSVYNANFRRGMRETFCMSSMKCYRSNAYTITASSRMAKKNYVGVVDLPAPAKTLIKDSVYDTFDREAKEKKLAWPISVNPPNTFV; encoded by the coding sequence ATGCAGAACAATTCAGAGAGGGACAACTCCTCAGTCCTCCCAGCAGGCGTCCCAACAGCCTCCTGCGATCTGGACCCctccctgtcctctctccctaaTGGCACCCAGGCCTCCTACGAGCTGACCCCGGCGGAGGTGACCGTTCTCGGGCTGATCTTCGGTCTGCTCTGGCTGGTCTCCGTGCTGGGCAATGCCCTGGTGTGCCTGGTCATCCACCGCAGCCGCAGGACGCAGTCCACCACCAACTATTTTGTGGTGTCTATGGCATGCGCGGACCTGCTGCTGAGCCTGGGCTGTGCTCCGTTCATCCTGCTCCAGGTCTCTTCGGGACACTGGCCTCTGAGTGCAGCTGCCTGCAAGGCGGTGCGCTATGTCCAACACTTGTGCCCCGGTGTGCAGATGTACGTGCTCCTGTCCATCTGCGTGGACCGCTTTTACACCATTGTCTACCCGTTGAGTTTTAAAGTGTCTCGGGAGAAGGCCAAACGCATGATCTTGGCCTCCTGGCTTTTCGACGCGGCCTTCATCTCGCCGTGCCTCTTCTTCTACGGATCCTCATCGGCAATAGTGGAGAGGCACTGCGAGTTCTTCCTTCCAGACTCCTGGGACGGATTGGCCTACTCGGTGGTCCATCTGCTGTTTGGGTTCCTGGCACCATCGCTCCTCATCTTGTCCTTCTACCAGAGGGTGGTGCGCTACATATGGAGGATAAGCGCAGATGGACGCATGGTGCGCCGGACCATGAACATCGTCCCTAGGACTAAAGTGAAAACCATCAAGATGTTCCTCATGCTCAACACTGTCTTCCTCCTCACCTGGACACCCTTCTATGTGTCCCAGCTGTGGCACCCTCGTGAGGCCGCTGGCCCTGGCAGACAGGGGGTGCTGTTCTTCATTGCGATTGCCTGGATGTCTTTTAGCTCCACAGCATCGAAGCCCACACTGTACTCCGTGTACAATGCTAACTTCAGGCGAGGCATGCGAGAGACATTCTGCATGTCGTCGATGAAGTGCTATCGAAGCAACGCTTACACAATCACTGCCAGTTCACGAATGGCCAAAAAAAACTATGTGGGTGTGGTTGACTTGCCTGCCCCAGCGAAGACTCTCATCAAAGATTCTGTTTATGACACATTTGACCGAGAAGCAAAAGAGAAAAAACTGGCATGGCCTATAAGTGTCAACCCACCAAATACATTTGTATGA
- the gpr19 gene encoding putative G-protein coupled receptor 19 isoform X1, with the protein MVYALPADSVNPSLHSTLLMQNNSERDNSSVLPAGVPTASCDLDPSLSSLPNGTQASYELTPAEVTVLGLIFGLLWLVSVLGNALVCLVIHRSRRTQSTTNYFVVSMACADLLLSLGCAPFILLQVSSGHWPLSAAACKAVRYVQHLCPGVQMYVLLSICVDRFYTIVYPLSFKVSREKAKRMILASWLFDAAFISPCLFFYGSSSAIVERHCEFFLPDSWDGLAYSVVHLLFGFLAPSLLILSFYQRVVRYIWRISADGRMVRRTMNIVPRTKVKTIKMFLMLNTVFLLTWTPFYVSQLWHPREAAGPGRQGVLFFIAIAWMSFSSTASKPTLYSVYNANFRRGMRETFCMSSMKCYRSNAYTITASSRMAKKNYVGVVDLPAPAKTLIKDSVYDTFDREAKEKKLAWPISVNPPNTFV; encoded by the coding sequence ATGGTGTATGCTCTGCCAGCAGATAGCGTGAACCCTTCCCTGCACTCAACACTCCTGATGCAGAACAATTCAGAGAGGGACAACTCCTCAGTCCTCCCAGCAGGCGTCCCAACAGCCTCCTGCGATCTGGACCCctccctgtcctctctccctaaTGGCACCCAGGCCTCCTACGAGCTGACCCCGGCGGAGGTGACCGTTCTCGGGCTGATCTTCGGTCTGCTCTGGCTGGTCTCCGTGCTGGGCAATGCCCTGGTGTGCCTGGTCATCCACCGCAGCCGCAGGACGCAGTCCACCACCAACTATTTTGTGGTGTCTATGGCATGCGCGGACCTGCTGCTGAGCCTGGGCTGTGCTCCGTTCATCCTGCTCCAGGTCTCTTCGGGACACTGGCCTCTGAGTGCAGCTGCCTGCAAGGCGGTGCGCTATGTCCAACACTTGTGCCCCGGTGTGCAGATGTACGTGCTCCTGTCCATCTGCGTGGACCGCTTTTACACCATTGTCTACCCGTTGAGTTTTAAAGTGTCTCGGGAGAAGGCCAAACGCATGATCTTGGCCTCCTGGCTTTTCGACGCGGCCTTCATCTCGCCGTGCCTCTTCTTCTACGGATCCTCATCGGCAATAGTGGAGAGGCACTGCGAGTTCTTCCTTCCAGACTCCTGGGACGGATTGGCCTACTCGGTGGTCCATCTGCTGTTTGGGTTCCTGGCACCATCGCTCCTCATCTTGTCCTTCTACCAGAGGGTGGTGCGCTACATATGGAGGATAAGCGCAGATGGACGCATGGTGCGCCGGACCATGAACATCGTCCCTAGGACTAAAGTGAAAACCATCAAGATGTTCCTCATGCTCAACACTGTCTTCCTCCTCACCTGGACACCCTTCTATGTGTCCCAGCTGTGGCACCCTCGTGAGGCCGCTGGCCCTGGCAGACAGGGGGTGCTGTTCTTCATTGCGATTGCCTGGATGTCTTTTAGCTCCACAGCATCGAAGCCCACACTGTACTCCGTGTACAATGCTAACTTCAGGCGAGGCATGCGAGAGACATTCTGCATGTCGTCGATGAAGTGCTATCGAAGCAACGCTTACACAATCACTGCCAGTTCACGAATGGCCAAAAAAAACTATGTGGGTGTGGTTGACTTGCCTGCCCCAGCGAAGACTCTCATCAAAGATTCTGTTTATGACACATTTGACCGAGAAGCAAAAGAGAAAAAACTGGCATGGCCTATAAGTGTCAACCCACCAAATACATTTGTATGA